One Terriglobia bacterium DNA segment encodes these proteins:
- a CDS encoding ATP-binding protein yields the protein MPLANAHPKKRFFIEMFTRDIPLLDCVLDLIDNCVDGLARTGRLQMHTISDDIFGKQSNRAPREADRPQVRVEFDAQRFRISDNCGGIDYKYALDDVFNFGHSKARSKEYLGVYGVGMKRALFKMGNNFEIESRTVNNGFKCMLDVAEWMKKDAKMEDWTIPLTKVPAARTPKQAGTEIVVSNLKKEVAELLSSHSFERDLPTAISRVYAFLVGKHLRISINNMDVKPFSIPVGKPRKGQTAYEEFKQDGVKVRIFATLTSVSTERPTKENSGWYVACNGRVILMADTSELTGWGVKPMPIWVPKFTAFIGFVFFESQNALELPWTTTKRGVNRESAVYRKAISRMAVLARPILSFCNRKYPSDEDQEPIEREIARQMKPTTLANLVRKAGSAFEIEAPKEQKVKTTVRVQYDAKVSDLEKVRKHLRKPRMGASTIGEHTFDYFLRQEGLK from the coding sequence ATGCCGCTTGCTAATGCTCATCCCAAGAAGCGCTTTTTCATCGAGATGTTCACGCGCGACATCCCATTACTGGACTGTGTGTTGGATCTTATCGACAATTGCGTTGACGGGTTGGCGCGGACTGGTCGTCTACAGATGCACACGATCTCAGATGACATCTTCGGAAAACAGTCGAACAGAGCGCCGCGTGAAGCAGATCGGCCACAGGTTCGAGTGGAGTTCGACGCGCAACGCTTCCGCATCAGCGATAACTGCGGTGGAATTGACTATAAATACGCGCTGGACGACGTTTTTAATTTCGGACACAGCAAGGCGCGGTCAAAAGAGTACTTGGGCGTCTACGGTGTGGGCATGAAGCGTGCGCTATTCAAAATGGGGAATAACTTTGAGATCGAATCTAGAACCGTTAATAACGGATTCAAGTGTATGCTGGATGTAGCGGAGTGGATGAAGAAAGACGCCAAGATGGAGGATTGGACCATTCCGCTAACAAAGGTCCCTGCTGCAAGAACACCGAAACAGGCGGGCACGGAGATAGTCGTATCGAACCTAAAGAAGGAGGTCGCTGAGCTTCTGTCTTCTCACAGCTTTGAAAGAGATCTGCCGACGGCCATTAGCCGCGTATATGCCTTCTTGGTTGGCAAGCATCTCAGAATCTCGATTAACAACATGGATGTAAAGCCATTCAGCATTCCCGTTGGCAAACCCCGTAAAGGACAGACGGCATACGAGGAATTCAAACAGGACGGCGTGAAGGTTCGTATATTTGCTACTCTCACCAGTGTCAGTACCGAAAGACCGACGAAAGAGAACTCTGGATGGTACGTCGCGTGCAACGGACGCGTTATTCTCATGGCTGACACATCTGAACTCACGGGATGGGGTGTCAAACCCATGCCTATCTGGGTACCCAAGTTCACTGCGTTCATTGGGTTTGTGTTCTTCGAGTCGCAGAATGCACTGGAGCTTCCTTGGACTACGACAAAACGAGGCGTCAATAGGGAATCGGCAGTGTATAGGAAGGCGATCTCTCGGATGGCTGTCCTTGCGCGTCCGATTCTGAGCTTCTGTAACAGGAAGTATCCGAGCGATGAAGATCAAGAGCCCATCGAACGAGAGATCGCCAGGCAAATGAAGCCGACCACTCTCGCAAACCTCGTACGTAAAGCAGGTTCAGCCTTCGAGATCGAGGCACCGAAAGAGCAGAAAGTGAAAACAACTGTTCGAGTGCAGTACGACGCGAAGGTCTCAGACTTGGAAAAGGTCCGGAAGCACCTGCGGAAGCCTCGCATGGGAGCGTCGACAATCGGCGAGCATACCTTCGACTACTTTCTTCGTCAGGAGGGCCTGAAATGA
- a CDS encoding site-specific DNA-methyltransferase, whose translation MTKQTHRSSLERSAQKWWREQCDDPIYLHPWGDIVCADALRVLNSLRDDCADIVFLDPPFNLGKQYGKNGSCHDRRKESEYIEYMRKVISRSAEILKDGGALYLYHIPKWAILLSPYLEQYLHFRHWIAISMKNSFVRGNHLYPAHYALLYYTKGDPAVFNRPKVPKPMCARCKRDLRDYGGYKQFVENGINLSDIWDDVSPVRHRNAKTRVANELPLLIPQRVITISGVTGGLIVDPFAGSGSTVLAALSAGMRFVASDCEREYCELMCARVQDYVLKKGKN comes from the coding sequence ATGACAAAACAAACACACAGATCTTCTTTAGAACGCTCGGCCCAGAAATGGTGGCGGGAACAGTGTGACGATCCTATTTACCTACATCCATGGGGCGATATTGTTTGCGCGGATGCTCTCCGGGTTCTGAACTCCTTACGTGACGACTGTGCCGATATCGTCTTCTTAGATCCGCCTTTCAACCTTGGAAAGCAGTACGGCAAGAACGGCAGTTGCCACGATCGAAGGAAAGAATCTGAGTACATAGAGTACATGAGGAAGGTCATATCGCGCAGTGCTGAGATACTTAAGGATGGTGGAGCACTTTATCTCTACCATATCCCTAAGTGGGCCATATTATTAAGCCCATATTTAGAGCAGTACTTACACTTCAGACATTGGATAGCCATATCCATGAAGAATAGTTTTGTGCGCGGTAATCACCTTTACCCAGCTCACTATGCACTTCTGTACTATACAAAAGGCGACCCAGCAGTCTTTAACCGGCCCAAGGTTCCCAAGCCGATGTGTGCGAGGTGCAAGAGAGATCTCCGTGACTATGGTGGCTACAAACAATTTGTTGAAAATGGTATCAACCTTAGCGACATTTGGGACGACGTCAGCCCTGTCAGGCATCGAAACGCTAAGACCCGCGTTGCAAACGAACTCCCCCTGTTGATCCCACAACGCGTGATCACAATCAGCGGCGTGACAGGAGGTCTGATTGTGGATCCGTTTGCGGGATCAGGCAGCACGGTTCTGGCTGCTCTGTCAGCAGGAATGCGATTTGTCGCATCCGATTGCGAACGAGAATACTGCGAACTGATGTGTGCACGAGTTCAAGATTATGTCTTAAAGAAAGGGAAGAACTGA